Proteins encoded in a region of the Stieleria neptunia genome:
- a CDS encoding DUF6348 family protein — translation MFGKLRNIVAALLASLTGCQPPAVNEVPTSATQVSGDSIVAPILKDLLEHHGVPTDADGTWLIAENGMRMTGAVVKEYPSPRGTANIQLDFYFELEDGRLMIESVGGLGATKADAVKDGIQNFTGGSFHVLLSSLFNVNADDQIEIENWDIAGTSRRVTIGGMNVRTFTDAPFDPPTHWFPIVQRAIENTDLPRGTHWFRCYYAQFDNKPSAVEVLLDNNDWQPIIKAMSDIDWPAKDDFYSVRVFGVIQDGGEP, via the coding sequence TTGTTTGGCAAGCTCAGAAACATCGTCGCCGCGTTACTTGCGTCCCTAACCGGATGCCAGCCGCCGGCCGTCAACGAAGTCCCTACTTCCGCTACCCAAGTGAGCGGGGATTCGATCGTCGCTCCGATACTCAAGGACTTGCTCGAACATCACGGCGTTCCAACAGACGCAGATGGAACTTGGCTCATTGCAGAGAACGGCATGCGCATGACTGGAGCTGTCGTCAAAGAGTATCCTTCTCCAAGAGGCACAGCTAATATCCAACTCGATTTCTACTTTGAACTCGAAGACGGGCGACTGATGATCGAATCTGTTGGCGGCCTTGGTGCTACAAAGGCTGACGCCGTGAAAGACGGCATCCAGAACTTTACCGGCGGTTCTTTCCACGTACTACTTTCCTCGTTATTCAATGTTAACGCGGACGACCAAATCGAGATCGAAAACTGGGATATCGCAGGAACATCACGTCGCGTCACGATTGGGGGCATGAACGTCCGGACATTCACAGATGCTCCCTTTGATCCTCCGACACATTGGTTTCCAATCGTCCAGCGTGCAATCGAGAATACGGACCTTCCCCGTGGCACCCACTGGTTTCGCTGCTACTATGCACAGTTCGACAACAAGCCCTCAGCCGTCGAAGTATTGCTTGACAACAACGACTGGCAACCGATCATCAAGGCGATGTCAGACATTGACTGGCCCGCTAAGGACGATTTCTACAGCGTCAGAGTTTTTGGTGTCATTCAAGATGGCGGGGAACCATGA
- a CDS encoding phage integrase N-terminal SAM-like domain-containing protein yields the protein MSHKKRTCKLTKRLAEDMVIRNMAEATIDAYTYHVRKFADFIQKPLDQATVEDVRTFQLHLIRERKLAYGSGHVKDTRRAVSRFKFR from the coding sequence ATGTCACACAAAAAACGAACCTGCAAACTCACCAAGCGGCTCGCCGAAGACATGGTGATCCGCAACATGGCCGAAGCCACCATCGACGCCTACACCTATCACGTGCGAAAGTTTGCCGACTTTATCCAAAAACCGCTCGACCAGGCAACCGTCGAAGACGTTAGAACCTTCCAGCTCCATCTGATCCGAGAACGAAAGCTTGCCTACGGCTCTGGGCACGTGAAGGATACACGACGGGCGGTGAGTCGATTCAAGTTCCGTTGA